One Pleuronectes platessa chromosome 20, fPlePla1.1, whole genome shotgun sequence DNA window includes the following coding sequences:
- the armc3 gene encoding armadillo repeat-containing protein 3 isoform X2 — MLTAVNQHLPSVGNTGKTPETVVLLLSSPEEDILIKASEAIYIFAEKGDENKVSLLGLGALEPLSRLIAHNNVLIRRNAIMALGTMAVHGDVTGALKKTDVIPSIIDRLSPEEDTVVQEFATLCLASLSLDFLCKAQIFDHKGLPPLIQLLSSPDPDVQKNSVEIIFNLVQDYQCRVAVHELGGIPPLLELLKSDFPVIQRLALETLMNVTTDKDTCHTFSEEQGFEKVMEILNNKDLSDLHAKALNVLANYLSDSERVHLIHQGGGLTTLMNFFFTPNSPEIQSIAVKCINRLAQSSENRKMLHEQNVEKVLVDYLSVADVSVKTSTCKAVAAMNLHLASKERFRELGGIPALVKGLKGECVELIEAASHVLANLTHNNHLSNMAVYEAGGHAILVQQLKRSCPKTVANAAATLYNMAQQEVIRSSILSHGVIQALVEPLKSTDTQVLVNTTLCLAALACDEEDRAELLSAGGLQPLVNLLRSYHKEVLQSACMAVIVCASDEPTTVEMCKFGAVELLQEINQSVKRRSTFSESAMISLLKYNLSVKYSLTDHLASTDVVSDGFYDAGKAHAGQRILTLEEFSKQPVKQQRPIIAVNTVIEKRQDSDQQEDETQPVSPAEKPWKMVEDVSLQVLVKETKDYILSLDDEREQCAALARMVSEAMGGAVEMEKLHAFPWVLHLSELKIQLQSNVIPIGLITRGIYRHRALLFKCLADCIGMSCTLVRGEYNRAWNEVLLFGVDPSSGGRSSGPSRFIVDLMHRPGSLLAGNTPAAVQYQYI, encoded by the exons ATGCTGACTGCTGTCAATCAGCATCTCCCTTCGGTTGGAAACACAG GCAAAACCCCAGAAACAGTGGTCCTGCTGCTGAGTTCACCAGAGGAGGACATCCTGATTAAAGCCAGTGAAGCAATCTATATATTTGCAGAGAAAG GAGATGAGAACAAAGTTTCTCTGCTGGGGCTGGGTGCACTGGAGCCTCTCAGTCGGCTCATCGCTCACAACAACGTGCTGATCAGACGCAACGCCATCATGGCCCTGGGCACCATGGCCGTCCATG GTGATGTTACGGGTGCTCTTAAAAAAACTGACGTTATTCCATCAATTATCGACAGACTATCACCTGAAG AGGATACAGTTGTCCAAGAGTTTGCAACCCTGTGCCTGGCCTCTCTTTCGCTGGATTTTCTATGTAAGGCCCAGATCTTTGACCACAAAGGCTTACCACCTTTAATTCAGCTTCTGTCCAGTCCAGACCCAGATGTTCAGAAGAACTCGGTAGAGATCATCTTCAACCTAGTTCAG GACTACCAGTGTCGTGTGGCGGTTCATGAGTTGGGCGGGATCCCTCCACTTCTGGAGCTGTTGAAGTCGGACTTCCCTGTCATTCAGCGTCTGGCTTTAGAGACTCTGATGAATGTCACCACTGATAAAGATACATGCCACACCTTCAGTGAAGAGCAGGGATTCGAGAAGGTCATGGAAATCCTGAATAACAAG GACCTCAGTGACCTTCATGCTAAGGCCCTGAACGTATTAGCTAACTATTTGAGTGACAGTGAGAGGGTGCACCTCATCCACCAGGGCGGAGGCCTGACCACGCTGATGAACTTTTTTTTCACCCCCAACTCGCCTGAAATCCAGTCCATTGCTGTTAAATGCATAAACAGGCTTGCGCAGAGCT CTGAAAATCGAAAGATGCTCCATGAGCAGAATGTGGAGAAGGTTCTGGTCGACTATCTGTCTGTGGCGGACGTCAGCGTGAAAACATCTACCTGCAAGGCTGTGGCTGCCATGAACCTCCACCTAGCCAGTAAAGAGCGCTTCCGAGAGCTGG gTGGGATCCCTGCATTGGTAAAGGGGCTGAAGGGTGAATGTGTGGAGCTGATAGAGGCAGCATCCCATGTCCTTGCTAACCTCACGCATAACAACCACCTCAGCAACAT GGCGGTGTACGAGGCAGGAGGCCATGCGATCCTTGTCCAGCAGCTCAAAAGAAGCTGTCCGAAGACGGTAGCCAATGCTGCTGCCACGCTTTACAACATGGCACAACAGGAAGTCATTCGCAGCAGCATTCTATCACATGGAGTCATACAGGCTCTGGTGGAGCCCTTAAAGTCCACAGATACACAGGTGTTGGTCAACACCACACTGTGTCTGGCAGCGCTGGCCTGTGATGAAGAAGACAGGGCAgag CTACTGAGTGCAGGAGGCCTTCAGCCACTGGTCAATCTGCTGCGCTCTTATCACAAGGAGGTGCTACAGAGTGCATGCATGGCAGTAATTGTCTGTGCCAGTGATGAGCCCACCACTGTGGAGATGTGCAAATTTGG aGCTGTAGAACTGCTTCAGGAAATCAACCAGTCAGTGAAACGCCGGAGCACTTTCAGCGAGTCAGCCATGATCAGCCTGCTCAAGTACAACTTGTCTGTGAAATACAGCCTGACAGATCATCTAGCCTCCACTGATGTGGTTAGCGATGGCTTCTATGATGCCGGCAAG GCTCATGCAGGACAGAGGATCTTGACATTGGAGGAATTTTCCAAGCAGCCAGTCAAACAGCAACGACCCATCATCGCTGTCAACACAGTGATTGA GAAGAGGCAAGACAGTGACCAACAGGAAGACGAGACTCaacctgtgtctcctgcagagaaACCGTGGAAGATGGTGGAGGACGTCTCTTTGCAGGTTCTAGTTAAAGAAACCAAAGACTACATCCTCTCGCTGGATGATGAGCGGGAGCAGTGCGCTGCCTTGGCCAG GATGGTGAGCGAAGCCATGGGTGGAGCAGTGGAGATGGAGAAGTTGCACGCTTTCCCGTGGGTGCTGCACCTCAGCGAGCTCAAGATCCAGCTTCAGTCTAACGTTATTCCCATCGGGCTGATCACCAGAGGAATCTACCGTCACCGGGCTCTTCTCTTCAAG TGTCTGGCTGATTGCATCGGGATGAGCTGCACACTGGTTAGGGGCGAGTATAACCGGGCTTGGAATGAGGTTCTCCTCTTCGGTGTGGATCCCTCCAGCGGCGGCCGCTCTTCAGGGCCCAGCCGCTTCATAGTGGACCTCATGCACAGGCCTGGAAGCCTATTGGCAGGGAATACCCCTGCTGCTGTGCAGTACCAGTATATATAG
- the armc3 gene encoding armadillo repeat-containing protein 3 isoform X1, with protein MGKKAKKGCETPSKDKFEALPFEGKTPETVVLLLSSPEEDILIKASEAIYIFAEKGDENKVSLLGLGALEPLSRLIAHNNVLIRRNAIMALGTMAVHGDVTGALKKTDVIPSIIDRLSPEEDTVVQEFATLCLASLSLDFLCKAQIFDHKGLPPLIQLLSSPDPDVQKNSVEIIFNLVQDYQCRVAVHELGGIPPLLELLKSDFPVIQRLALETLMNVTTDKDTCHTFSEEQGFEKVMEILNNKDLSDLHAKALNVLANYLSDSERVHLIHQGGGLTTLMNFFFTPNSPEIQSIAVKCINRLAQSSENRKMLHEQNVEKVLVDYLSVADVSVKTSTCKAVAAMNLHLASKERFRELGGIPALVKGLKGECVELIEAASHVLANLTHNNHLSNMAVYEAGGHAILVQQLKRSCPKTVANAAATLYNMAQQEVIRSSILSHGVIQALVEPLKSTDTQVLVNTTLCLAALACDEEDRAELLSAGGLQPLVNLLRSYHKEVLQSACMAVIVCASDEPTTVEMCKFGAVELLQEINQSVKRRSTFSESAMISLLKYNLSVKYSLTDHLASTDVVSDGFYDAGKAHAGQRILTLEEFSKQPVKQQRPIIAVNTVIEKRQDSDQQEDETQPVSPAEKPWKMVEDVSLQVLVKETKDYILSLDDEREQCAALARMVSEAMGGAVEMEKLHAFPWVLHLSELKIQLQSNVIPIGLITRGIYRHRALLFKCLADCIGMSCTLVRGEYNRAWNEVLLFGVDPSSGGRSSGPSRFIVDLMHRPGSLLAGNTPAAVQYQYI; from the exons ATGGGGAAGAAAGCGAAGAAGGGGTGTGAAACTCCGTCCAAGGACAAG TTTGAGGCTCTTCCTTTTGAAGGCAAAACCCCAGAAACAGTGGTCCTGCTGCTGAGTTCACCAGAGGAGGACATCCTGATTAAAGCCAGTGAAGCAATCTATATATTTGCAGAGAAAG GAGATGAGAACAAAGTTTCTCTGCTGGGGCTGGGTGCACTGGAGCCTCTCAGTCGGCTCATCGCTCACAACAACGTGCTGATCAGACGCAACGCCATCATGGCCCTGGGCACCATGGCCGTCCATG GTGATGTTACGGGTGCTCTTAAAAAAACTGACGTTATTCCATCAATTATCGACAGACTATCACCTGAAG AGGATACAGTTGTCCAAGAGTTTGCAACCCTGTGCCTGGCCTCTCTTTCGCTGGATTTTCTATGTAAGGCCCAGATCTTTGACCACAAAGGCTTACCACCTTTAATTCAGCTTCTGTCCAGTCCAGACCCAGATGTTCAGAAGAACTCGGTAGAGATCATCTTCAACCTAGTTCAG GACTACCAGTGTCGTGTGGCGGTTCATGAGTTGGGCGGGATCCCTCCACTTCTGGAGCTGTTGAAGTCGGACTTCCCTGTCATTCAGCGTCTGGCTTTAGAGACTCTGATGAATGTCACCACTGATAAAGATACATGCCACACCTTCAGTGAAGAGCAGGGATTCGAGAAGGTCATGGAAATCCTGAATAACAAG GACCTCAGTGACCTTCATGCTAAGGCCCTGAACGTATTAGCTAACTATTTGAGTGACAGTGAGAGGGTGCACCTCATCCACCAGGGCGGAGGCCTGACCACGCTGATGAACTTTTTTTTCACCCCCAACTCGCCTGAAATCCAGTCCATTGCTGTTAAATGCATAAACAGGCTTGCGCAGAGCT CTGAAAATCGAAAGATGCTCCATGAGCAGAATGTGGAGAAGGTTCTGGTCGACTATCTGTCTGTGGCGGACGTCAGCGTGAAAACATCTACCTGCAAGGCTGTGGCTGCCATGAACCTCCACCTAGCCAGTAAAGAGCGCTTCCGAGAGCTGG gTGGGATCCCTGCATTGGTAAAGGGGCTGAAGGGTGAATGTGTGGAGCTGATAGAGGCAGCATCCCATGTCCTTGCTAACCTCACGCATAACAACCACCTCAGCAACAT GGCGGTGTACGAGGCAGGAGGCCATGCGATCCTTGTCCAGCAGCTCAAAAGAAGCTGTCCGAAGACGGTAGCCAATGCTGCTGCCACGCTTTACAACATGGCACAACAGGAAGTCATTCGCAGCAGCATTCTATCACATGGAGTCATACAGGCTCTGGTGGAGCCCTTAAAGTCCACAGATACACAGGTGTTGGTCAACACCACACTGTGTCTGGCAGCGCTGGCCTGTGATGAAGAAGACAGGGCAgag CTACTGAGTGCAGGAGGCCTTCAGCCACTGGTCAATCTGCTGCGCTCTTATCACAAGGAGGTGCTACAGAGTGCATGCATGGCAGTAATTGTCTGTGCCAGTGATGAGCCCACCACTGTGGAGATGTGCAAATTTGG aGCTGTAGAACTGCTTCAGGAAATCAACCAGTCAGTGAAACGCCGGAGCACTTTCAGCGAGTCAGCCATGATCAGCCTGCTCAAGTACAACTTGTCTGTGAAATACAGCCTGACAGATCATCTAGCCTCCACTGATGTGGTTAGCGATGGCTTCTATGATGCCGGCAAG GCTCATGCAGGACAGAGGATCTTGACATTGGAGGAATTTTCCAAGCAGCCAGTCAAACAGCAACGACCCATCATCGCTGTCAACACAGTGATTGA GAAGAGGCAAGACAGTGACCAACAGGAAGACGAGACTCaacctgtgtctcctgcagagaaACCGTGGAAGATGGTGGAGGACGTCTCTTTGCAGGTTCTAGTTAAAGAAACCAAAGACTACATCCTCTCGCTGGATGATGAGCGGGAGCAGTGCGCTGCCTTGGCCAG GATGGTGAGCGAAGCCATGGGTGGAGCAGTGGAGATGGAGAAGTTGCACGCTTTCCCGTGGGTGCTGCACCTCAGCGAGCTCAAGATCCAGCTTCAGTCTAACGTTATTCCCATCGGGCTGATCACCAGAGGAATCTACCGTCACCGGGCTCTTCTCTTCAAG TGTCTGGCTGATTGCATCGGGATGAGCTGCACACTGGTTAGGGGCGAGTATAACCGGGCTTGGAATGAGGTTCTCCTCTTCGGTGTGGATCCCTCCAGCGGCGGCCGCTCTTCAGGGCCCAGCCGCTTCATAGTGGACCTCATGCACAGGCCTGGAAGCCTATTGGCAGGGAATACCCCTGCTGCTGTGCAGTACCAGTATATATAG
- the armc3 gene encoding armadillo repeat-containing protein 3 isoform X3, whose product MALGTMAVHGDVTGALKKTDVIPSIIDRLSPEEDTVVQEFATLCLASLSLDFLCKAQIFDHKGLPPLIQLLSSPDPDVQKNSVEIIFNLVQDYQCRVAVHELGGIPPLLELLKSDFPVIQRLALETLMNVTTDKDTCHTFSEEQGFEKVMEILNNKDLSDLHAKALNVLANYLSDSERVHLIHQGGGLTTLMNFFFTPNSPEIQSIAVKCINRLAQSSENRKMLHEQNVEKVLVDYLSVADVSVKTSTCKAVAAMNLHLASKERFRELGGIPALVKGLKGECVELIEAASHVLANLTHNNHLSNMAVYEAGGHAILVQQLKRSCPKTVANAAATLYNMAQQEVIRSSILSHGVIQALVEPLKSTDTQVLVNTTLCLAALACDEEDRAELLSAGGLQPLVNLLRSYHKEVLQSACMAVIVCASDEPTTVEMCKFGAVELLQEINQSVKRRSTFSESAMISLLKYNLSVKYSLTDHLASTDVVSDGFYDAGKAHAGQRILTLEEFSKQPVKQQRPIIAVNTVIEKRQDSDQQEDETQPVSPAEKPWKMVEDVSLQVLVKETKDYILSLDDEREQCAALARMVSEAMGGAVEMEKLHAFPWVLHLSELKIQLQSNVIPIGLITRGIYRHRALLFKCLADCIGMSCTLVRGEYNRAWNEVLLFGVDPSSGGRSSGPSRFIVDLMHRPGSLLAGNTPAAVQYQYI is encoded by the exons ATGGCCCTGGGCACCATGGCCGTCCATG GTGATGTTACGGGTGCTCTTAAAAAAACTGACGTTATTCCATCAATTATCGACAGACTATCACCTGAAG AGGATACAGTTGTCCAAGAGTTTGCAACCCTGTGCCTGGCCTCTCTTTCGCTGGATTTTCTATGTAAGGCCCAGATCTTTGACCACAAAGGCTTACCACCTTTAATTCAGCTTCTGTCCAGTCCAGACCCAGATGTTCAGAAGAACTCGGTAGAGATCATCTTCAACCTAGTTCAG GACTACCAGTGTCGTGTGGCGGTTCATGAGTTGGGCGGGATCCCTCCACTTCTGGAGCTGTTGAAGTCGGACTTCCCTGTCATTCAGCGTCTGGCTTTAGAGACTCTGATGAATGTCACCACTGATAAAGATACATGCCACACCTTCAGTGAAGAGCAGGGATTCGAGAAGGTCATGGAAATCCTGAATAACAAG GACCTCAGTGACCTTCATGCTAAGGCCCTGAACGTATTAGCTAACTATTTGAGTGACAGTGAGAGGGTGCACCTCATCCACCAGGGCGGAGGCCTGACCACGCTGATGAACTTTTTTTTCACCCCCAACTCGCCTGAAATCCAGTCCATTGCTGTTAAATGCATAAACAGGCTTGCGCAGAGCT CTGAAAATCGAAAGATGCTCCATGAGCAGAATGTGGAGAAGGTTCTGGTCGACTATCTGTCTGTGGCGGACGTCAGCGTGAAAACATCTACCTGCAAGGCTGTGGCTGCCATGAACCTCCACCTAGCCAGTAAAGAGCGCTTCCGAGAGCTGG gTGGGATCCCTGCATTGGTAAAGGGGCTGAAGGGTGAATGTGTGGAGCTGATAGAGGCAGCATCCCATGTCCTTGCTAACCTCACGCATAACAACCACCTCAGCAACAT GGCGGTGTACGAGGCAGGAGGCCATGCGATCCTTGTCCAGCAGCTCAAAAGAAGCTGTCCGAAGACGGTAGCCAATGCTGCTGCCACGCTTTACAACATGGCACAACAGGAAGTCATTCGCAGCAGCATTCTATCACATGGAGTCATACAGGCTCTGGTGGAGCCCTTAAAGTCCACAGATACACAGGTGTTGGTCAACACCACACTGTGTCTGGCAGCGCTGGCCTGTGATGAAGAAGACAGGGCAgag CTACTGAGTGCAGGAGGCCTTCAGCCACTGGTCAATCTGCTGCGCTCTTATCACAAGGAGGTGCTACAGAGTGCATGCATGGCAGTAATTGTCTGTGCCAGTGATGAGCCCACCACTGTGGAGATGTGCAAATTTGG aGCTGTAGAACTGCTTCAGGAAATCAACCAGTCAGTGAAACGCCGGAGCACTTTCAGCGAGTCAGCCATGATCAGCCTGCTCAAGTACAACTTGTCTGTGAAATACAGCCTGACAGATCATCTAGCCTCCACTGATGTGGTTAGCGATGGCTTCTATGATGCCGGCAAG GCTCATGCAGGACAGAGGATCTTGACATTGGAGGAATTTTCCAAGCAGCCAGTCAAACAGCAACGACCCATCATCGCTGTCAACACAGTGATTGA GAAGAGGCAAGACAGTGACCAACAGGAAGACGAGACTCaacctgtgtctcctgcagagaaACCGTGGAAGATGGTGGAGGACGTCTCTTTGCAGGTTCTAGTTAAAGAAACCAAAGACTACATCCTCTCGCTGGATGATGAGCGGGAGCAGTGCGCTGCCTTGGCCAG GATGGTGAGCGAAGCCATGGGTGGAGCAGTGGAGATGGAGAAGTTGCACGCTTTCCCGTGGGTGCTGCACCTCAGCGAGCTCAAGATCCAGCTTCAGTCTAACGTTATTCCCATCGGGCTGATCACCAGAGGAATCTACCGTCACCGGGCTCTTCTCTTCAAG TGTCTGGCTGATTGCATCGGGATGAGCTGCACACTGGTTAGGGGCGAGTATAACCGGGCTTGGAATGAGGTTCTCCTCTTCGGTGTGGATCCCTCCAGCGGCGGCCGCTCTTCAGGGCCCAGCCGCTTCATAGTGGACCTCATGCACAGGCCTGGAAGCCTATTGGCAGGGAATACCCCTGCTGCTGTGCAGTACCAGTATATATAG
- the msrb2 gene encoding methionine-R-sulfoxide reductase B2, mitochondrial yields the protein MSRFVARLFVAAARSAVAQRRIPVLVIRPLTTCHGLQSLTRYDETTDWQKKLTPEQYVVTREKETEVPFSGIYLNHNEVGMYHCVCCETPLFSSEAKYDSGTGWPAFKEAHGTWERDESHASIFRRPDNSLGSTGTEVLCKNCDAHLGHVFDDGPDPTGQRFCINSEALTFKPRGNHICGENCMDH from the exons ATGTCCCGATTCGTCGCTCGTCTTTTCGTTGCTGCAGCCAGATCCGCGGTGGCACAGAGGAGGATCCCGGTTCTCGTCATCCGTCCTTTGACCACATGTCACG GTTTGCAGTCCCTCACCCGTTACGATGAGACCACTGACTGGCAGAAGAAACTCACCCCAGAGCAATATGTGGtcaccagagagaaagagacggaggtG CCCTTTAGCGGGATCTACCTGAACCATAACGAAGTGGGAATGTACCACTGTGTCTGCTGTGAAACTCCGCTCTTCAG TTCAGAGGCTAAGTATGACTCGGGGACAGGCTGGCCGGCATTCAAAGAGGCTCACGGCACATGGGAGCGGGATGAAAGCCATGCCTCCATCTTTCGTCGCCCCGACAACAGCCTGGGCAGTACTGGGACAGAGGTCCTTTGTAAAAAC TGTGATGCCCATCTGGGACACGTGTTTGATGACGGCCCGGACCCGACAGGTCAGCGGTTCTGCATCAACAGCGAGGCCCTGACGTTTAAACCCAGAGGAAACCACATTTGTGGGGAGAACTGCATGGATCACTGA
- the c8g gene encoding complement component C8 gamma chain, which yields MAGGWRCMLATVVVLSVCLWESSEAVGGARSRPRPQRRPPKKPKVESVEVTPPAENIDIERMTGRWYLLNAASKCSFLINHGTRVEPTVMSLSRSSASEQTLSVSTKTRHAHQCWEILQVYHLTPTPGHLTLKGARPELNTEIVIGETDYSSYAVMFFHKRGKITLKLYGRSVDNLSEPVLTKFEQLAAKQNLGLAYLFPFPTYSHCGDVDQDHVINCVPTC from the exons ATGGCTGGAGGGTGGCGATGCATGTTGGCGACTGTggttgtgttgagtgtgtgtctgtgggagtcCAGCGAGGCTGTAGGGGGGGCTAGGAGTCGACCACGACCCCAAAGACGACCTCCGAAGAAGCCAAAGGTCGAGTCTGTTGAAGTGACCCCACCAGCAGAGAACATAGACATAGAGCGG ATGACAGGAAGGTGGTACCTGCTGAACGCGGCCTCCAAATGCTCATTCCTGATCAATCATGGCACCCGAGTGGAGCCCACGGTCATGAGCCTCTCACGCTCCTCCGCCTCCGAGCAAACACTGTCCGTCAGCACGAAAACACGACA tgctCACCAGTGTTGGGAGATATTACAGGTCTACCATCTCACCCCAACCCCGGGACATCTAACACTAAAAG GAGCTCGTCCAGAGCTGAACACTGAGATAGTGATCGGGGAGACGGACTACAGCTCATACGCAGTCATGTTCTTCCACAAACGGGGCAAAATAACCCTAAAACTCTATG GCAGGTCTGTGGACAACCTGTCAGAGCCAGTGTTGACCAAGTTTGAGCAGCTCGCTGCAAAACAGAATTTGGGGCTTGCGTACCTCTTCCCTTTCCCCACCTACA GCCATTGTGGTGATGTGGACCAGGATCATGTCATCA ACTGCGTCCCCACGTGTTGA
- the LOC128425608 gene encoding lipocalin, whose amino-acid sequence MSNSLLKMLGTLMCVLAACAQVVPVKDFNLEKMTGKWFIVGFATNAQWFVNHKAGMKVGTAIFAPTTEGDLDLSYANLNADGSCWRMTHLAHKTETPGRFTFHSQVWNNENDMRIVEVQYEEYALVHTIKTKEGVSEVLNKLYSRTQVASASQRERFTKFSEETGILTDNIVILPENAECPPV is encoded by the exons ATGAGTAACTCACTGCTGAAGATGCTGGGCACCTTGATGTGCGTCCTGGCCGCCTGCGCCCAAGTCGTGCCTGTGAAAGACTTCAACCTGGAGAAG ATGACGGGCAAGTGGTTCATTGTCGGTTTTGCCACCAACGCTCAGTGGTTTGTGAACCACAAGGCAGGAATGAAAGTGGGCACTGCCATATTTGCACCAACTACCGAAGGAGACCTGGATCTGTCTTACGCCAACTTGAA tgCTGATGGTAGCTGCTGGAGAATGACTCATCTTGCTCATAAAACTGAAACTCCCGGACGCTTCACCTTCCACAGCCAGg TTTGGAACAATGAAAACGACATGCGCATTGTTGAGGTCCAGTATGAAGAGTACGCTCTGGTTCACACCATCAAGACAAAGGAGGGAGTGTCCGAGGTCCTCAATAAGCTCTACA GTCGTACTCAGGTGGCCAGCGCTAGCCAGCGAGAGAGGTTCACCAAGTTCTCAGAGGAGACCGGCATCTTGACCGACAACATCGTTATCCTGCCTGAAAATG CTGAATGTCCACCAGTCTGA
- the LOC128425708 gene encoding lipocalin: protein MMNSLLMKLGTLMCVLAVHADVMPAKDFDMEKMAGKWYIVGSASNAKWFVDSKEEHKLSTHIFKPSHDGHMDLVYVHNGPNGTCSNLTFHTKKTDTPGRFTYHSDIWNNDNDMRIVEVQYEEYALVHTIKTASDNSTHVLNNLLSRTNETSAVLQEKFSKFSNETGVLPENLIFLPRVM, encoded by the exons ATGATGAACTCGCTGCTGATGAAGCTGGGCACCTTGATGTGCGTGCTGGCTGTACACGCCGACGTCATGCCTGCTAAAGACTTCGACATGGAGAAG ATGGCAGGAAAGTGGTACATTGTCGGCTCTGCCTCCAACGCCAAGTGGTTTGTGGACAGCAAGGAAGAACACAAGCTGAGCACCCACATATTCAAGCCAAGTCACGACGGACACATGGATCTCGTTTACGTCCACAACGG CCCTAATGGCACCTGTTCGAATTTGACTTTCCACACTAAGAAAACCGACACTCCTGGACGCTTCACCTACCACAGTGACA TTTGGAACAATGACAACGACATGCGCATTGTTGAGGTCCAGTATGAAGAGTACGCTCTGGTCCACACCATCAAGACGGCCTCAGACAACTCGACTCACGTCCTCAACAACCTCCTCA gtcgTACCAACGAGACCAGtgctgtcctgcaggagaagttCTCAAAGTTCTCC